From Cecembia calidifontis, one genomic window encodes:
- a CDS encoding PQQ-binding-like beta-propeller repeat protein — MNPLRFALFSGLCCAMIACTGKDQYPLPDYSKWEHFGGTKDAARYSSLGQINKENVKNLEVAWTFNTLDATERSQIQTQPIVVNGILYGVSPQINVFALRGDTGKPIWRFNPFQILGGENSWAGVSRGLTYWEEGNDKRIFFTASHYLIALDAETGIPIESFGEKGMVDLKKELDTDLDDFLLVSNTPGIIYQDKIIMGMRLSEGLDAAPGHIRAYNVRTGQREWIFHTIPHPGEYGHDTWDPSYWDKIGGANNWAGMSLDEERGIVYVPTGSATYDFWGGYRHGANLFANSLIALDANTGKRLWHFQAVHHDMWDRDFPANPNLIRIKKDGKWIDAVAQTSKQGYVYVFDRVTGEPIWPIEERPVPKSNLPGEKSWPTQPHPTLPEPFMRMVYTENEILRLTPEWEADIKTKLENVKFGHMWLPPSHEHGIVLFPGMDGGAEWGGSSFDPFTQTLYVNANEIPWVIRMGANPKSTSLGQSIYANFCANCHGMDRKGNPPAFPTLIGLDKKYTENSLENLIKNGKGAMPAFSHIAENERKAMIAYLFGEEKEDPGAKKELEGGKEMLTPQFYMQGYSRLLTEDGYPGIQPPWGTLTAIDMNTGKIKWQSVLGEFDELTAKGFAPTGTENYGGPVTTAGGLVFIAATKDEKIRAFDKDTGKILWEAKLPAAGHATPAVYEVNGKQYVVIACGGGKGTKSGDAYVAFALPD; from the coding sequence ATGAACCCTTTACGATTCGCTCTCTTCTCAGGACTGTGCTGTGCCATGATTGCCTGTACGGGCAAAGACCAATATCCTCTCCCTGACTATTCCAAATGGGAACACTTTGGAGGCACAAAGGATGCTGCCAGGTATTCTTCTTTGGGTCAGATCAATAAAGAGAATGTGAAAAACCTGGAAGTAGCGTGGACTTTTAATACCTTAGATGCCACCGAAAGGAGTCAGATACAGACCCAGCCCATCGTGGTAAATGGAATTCTCTATGGGGTAAGCCCACAGATAAATGTATTTGCCCTAAGGGGCGATACGGGGAAACCCATATGGAGATTTAATCCTTTTCAGATCCTGGGAGGTGAGAATTCATGGGCAGGGGTTAGCCGGGGCCTTACCTATTGGGAGGAAGGGAATGACAAGCGTATTTTTTTCACTGCTTCCCATTATTTGATTGCCCTTGATGCAGAGACAGGAATTCCCATCGAGTCCTTCGGAGAAAAAGGCATGGTGGACCTCAAAAAAGAGCTTGATACGGATTTGGATGATTTTTTACTGGTAAGTAATACCCCTGGGATCATCTATCAGGACAAAATCATCATGGGGATGCGTCTCTCTGAAGGTTTGGATGCTGCACCGGGCCATATCAGAGCTTATAATGTCAGGACTGGGCAGAGAGAATGGATTTTCCACACCATTCCCCATCCCGGTGAATACGGACACGACACATGGGATCCGTCTTACTGGGATAAAATCGGCGGCGCCAATAACTGGGCAGGAATGAGTTTGGATGAAGAAAGGGGAATAGTATATGTGCCAACTGGATCAGCCACCTACGATTTCTGGGGTGGATACAGGCATGGAGCCAATCTCTTTGCCAACTCGCTTATAGCATTGGATGCCAATACTGGTAAAAGGCTCTGGCATTTCCAGGCCGTACACCACGATATGTGGGATAGGGATTTCCCGGCCAACCCCAATCTTATCCGGATTAAAAAGGACGGCAAATGGATAGATGCAGTAGCACAGACTTCCAAACAGGGTTATGTGTATGTATTTGACAGGGTGACAGGTGAACCTATCTGGCCTATTGAAGAAAGGCCTGTTCCCAAATCCAATCTGCCTGGAGAGAAAAGTTGGCCTACACAGCCCCATCCAACCCTGCCGGAGCCTTTTATGCGTATGGTGTACACAGAAAATGAGATCCTGCGCCTTACTCCTGAATGGGAAGCTGACATAAAGACAAAACTTGAAAATGTAAAGTTTGGACATATGTGGCTACCTCCCAGTCATGAACACGGCATTGTCCTTTTTCCAGGTATGGATGGTGGGGCAGAATGGGGAGGTTCCTCTTTTGACCCCTTCACCCAAACCCTTTATGTCAATGCCAATGAAATCCCTTGGGTTATACGCATGGGAGCAAACCCTAAATCCACCAGTTTGGGCCAGAGCATCTATGCCAACTTTTGCGCCAACTGTCATGGAATGGACCGGAAAGGCAATCCCCCCGCCTTTCCCACATTGATTGGTTTGGATAAAAAATACACTGAAAACAGCCTGGAAAATCTGATCAAAAACGGAAAAGGGGCCATGCCTGCATTTTCCCATATTGCTGAGAATGAAAGAAAAGCCATGATAGCCTATCTATTCGGAGAGGAAAAAGAAGATCCCGGAGCAAAAAAAGAACTGGAAGGGGGTAAAGAGATGTTGACTCCCCAATTTTACATGCAAGGTTATTCCCGCTTGCTGACTGAAGATGGCTATCCTGGAATACAGCCCCCTTGGGGAACCCTGACCGCCATTGACATGAATACCGGAAAAATAAAATGGCAATCTGTATTGGGAGAATTTGATGAATTGACCGCAAAAGGTTTTGCCCCAACCGGAACTGAAAATTATGGGGGACCGGTCACCACAGCAGGTGGACTGGTGTTTATCGCTGCTACAAAGGATGAGAAAATCCGGGCTTTTGATAAAGATACCGGTAAAATTTTATGGGAGGCCAAACTCCCTGCTGCCGGTCATGCGACCCCGGCGGTGTATGAGGTGAATGGGAAACAATATGTGGTCATTGCCTGTGGGGGTGGAAAAGGCACCAAATCCGGGGATGCTTATGTGGCTTTTGCTTTACCGGATTGA
- a CDS encoding DUF433 domain-containing protein: protein MGELISRITIDPNICNGRPTIRGKRITVQTSLEFLAAGDSNEDILYQFPSLEPEDIKACLEFGSNL from the coding sequence ATGGGTGAATTGATTTCCAGAATAACAATTGATCCGAATATATGTAACGGAAGACCTACCATCCGAGGGAAAAGGATTACCGTGCAAACCAGCCTAGAATTTTTGGCTGCTGGAGACTCAAATGAAGATATTTTGTATCAATTTCCAAGTTTAGAACCTGAAGATATCAAGGCATGCCTGGAATTTGGTTCAAATCTTTAA
- a CDS encoding YpdA family putative bacillithiol disulfide reductase, with amino-acid sequence MENQEILDVFIVGGGPIGLACGIECEKAGLHYIIVEKGVLTNSLFNYPLNMTFFSTSEKLEMGGIPFMSIAHKPTRTEALEYYRRVAKTWKLKIRLYEEVQKLRKEEGLFKIKTSKGEYVSKNIILATGFYDLPNLMHVPGEDLPKVTHYYKEPWPYIGQKILVVGGGNSAVDVALETWRKGAEVTMVLKDEGVDPNVKYWVKPDIENRIKEGSIKAYTHSLVKEIREKEVVIQTPDGEVTIENDFVLAMTGYVPNFALLDQLGVQLSLDEKRQPCYDQTNQESNVPGVYLAGVVCGGLNTREFFIENSIVHAEHIVKHIMGKTA; translated from the coding sequence ATGGAAAATCAAGAGATTTTAGATGTTTTTATCGTGGGAGGCGGCCCAATTGGTCTTGCTTGTGGGATTGAATGTGAGAAAGCTGGTCTCCATTATATTATTGTGGAAAAGGGGGTGTTGACCAACTCCCTTTTTAATTATCCGCTGAACATGACTTTTTTTTCCACTTCGGAGAAGTTGGAAATGGGTGGGATACCCTTTATGTCCATTGCCCACAAGCCTACCCGTACTGAAGCCTTGGAATATTACCGTAGGGTTGCCAAAACCTGGAAACTTAAGATCAGACTTTATGAGGAAGTCCAAAAACTCCGAAAAGAAGAGGGGCTTTTTAAAATCAAAACTTCAAAGGGAGAGTATGTTTCCAAAAATATCATCCTTGCTACAGGATTTTATGATTTGCCTAACTTGATGCATGTGCCAGGAGAGGACCTGCCGAAAGTGACCCATTATTACAAAGAGCCTTGGCCCTACATCGGGCAAAAAATCCTGGTGGTGGGAGGGGGGAATTCTGCCGTGGATGTGGCCCTCGAAACCTGGCGGAAAGGGGCTGAAGTGACTATGGTACTCAAAGACGAAGGTGTAGATCCCAATGTCAAGTACTGGGTAAAACCGGATATTGAGAACCGGATCAAGGAAGGCTCTATCAAAGCCTACACCCATTCTTTGGTCAAGGAAATCCGGGAAAAGGAAGTGGTGATCCAAACTCCAGATGGGGAGGTTACCATTGAAAATGACTTTGTGTTGGCCATGACGGGTTATGTACCCAATTTTGCCCTTTTGGACCAATTAGGGGTACAGTTAAGCCTAGATGAAAAGCGGCAGCCCTGCTACGATCAGACGAATCAGGAGTCCAATGTTCCCGGGGTTTATCTTGCGGGTGTAGTCTGCGGAGGATTGAATACAAGGGAATTTTTTATTGAGAACTCTATCGTGCATGCAGAGCATATTGTGAAGCATATTATGGGGAAGACCGCTTGA
- a CDS encoding NRDE family protein, whose product MCLLAFNWNNHSEYKFILVANRDEFFERPSAPLQLWDSGFYAGKDLRAGGTWLGMHPSGRFAAITNYRDLKNKQEFSKSRGDLVKNYLEGEMDPKSYLEEIEKEKMEYEGFNLLVADQEGLFYLSNKVEGIQKLGSGIYGLSNAILETPWPKLIKAKENLAQHIAADSFEPLSLMKGQHSRETDPQEILPDTGATPEQEKLLSAQFINVGNYYGTVNSTVLLWKHSGEVEMMERKFDQVAGSHQDTKVSFKVENFLEQKQS is encoded by the coding sequence ATGTGTTTACTAGCGTTTAATTGGAACAATCATTCTGAGTACAAATTCATCTTAGTGGCCAACAGGGATGAATTCTTTGAAAGGCCATCGGCCCCTTTGCAATTATGGGATTCGGGCTTTTATGCAGGGAAAGACCTCCGTGCCGGTGGCACCTGGCTTGGCATGCATCCCAGTGGCCGTTTTGCTGCCATCACCAATTACAGAGACCTGAAAAACAAACAGGAGTTTTCCAAATCCAGAGGAGATCTGGTGAAAAATTACCTGGAAGGAGAGATGGATCCCAAGTCCTACTTGGAGGAAATTGAAAAGGAGAAAATGGAGTATGAGGGCTTCAACCTGCTTGTAGCTGACCAAGAGGGACTCTTCTACCTTTCCAACAAAGTGGAGGGAATCCAAAAACTCGGGTCAGGTATTTATGGCCTGAGCAATGCCATATTGGAAACTCCATGGCCTAAATTGATCAAAGCAAAAGAAAATCTCGCCCAACATATTGCAGCTGATTCTTTTGAACCTTTGAGCTTGATGAAAGGTCAGCATTCCAGGGAAACAGATCCTCAGGAAATCCTGCCAGATACCGGAGCTACCCCGGAACAGGAAAAATTGCTTTCTGCGCAGTTTATCAATGTAGGTAATTATTACGGAACGGTAAATTCAACGGTCTTGCTCTGGAAGCATTCGGGGGAAGTGGAGATGATGGAAAGGAAGTTCGATCAAGTGGCAGGAAGCCATCAGGATACCAAAGTCAGTTTTAAAGTGGAAAACTTTTTGGAACAGAAGCAGTCCTAA